A DNA window from Peromyscus leucopus breed LL Stock chromosome 3, UCI_PerLeu_2.1, whole genome shotgun sequence contains the following coding sequences:
- the LOC114693491 gene encoding LOW QUALITY PROTEIN: UDP-N-acetylglucosamine transferase subunit ALG13 homolog (The sequence of the model RefSeq protein was modified relative to this genomic sequence to represent the inferred CDS: deleted 1 base in 1 codon): MNNHQLELAKQLHKEGHLFVCTWSTLPGLLQSMDLSTLKCYPPGQPEKFSAFLDKVVGLQK; the protein is encoded by the exons ATGAACAATCATCAATTGGAGTTGGCAAAGCAGTTGCACAAAGAAGGACATCTCTTC GTTTGTACCTGGAGCACGCTTCCTGGGCTGTTACAGTCAATGGATTTATCAACACTGAAATGTTATCCTCCTGGCCAGCCAGAAAAATTTTCTGCATTTTTGGATAAAGTTGTTGGATTACAAAAATAA